The following proteins are co-located in the Desulfoscipio sp. XC116 genome:
- a CDS encoding ATP-binding cassette domain-containing protein encodes MIAVKDLSKSLKKRAVLNSVNLQLDAKVYGLLGANGAGKTTLMRCIAGLYEPRQGEILYNNKPIHRSNSFHQDLGYLPQAFGMFQELTLYEMMDYICSLKGVAKNKCAPEITKALTSVNLEDKAQDRVKTLSGGMLRRAGIAQAILGDPKVVLLDEPTAGLDPGERARFKNTVSELKKDKMILISTHIVEDVDACCHSVIVIDGGRVLFNGSCDELRNIAINKVYQINAKDAGSMAGEKFILRVSEIEGQIYHRILVKENQDYPSEKPTLEDGYMCLVKGLA; translated from the coding sequence ATGATCGCAGTTAAAGATCTGAGCAAGAGCTTAAAAAAAAGGGCGGTGCTTAATTCCGTAAACCTGCAGTTGGACGCCAAGGTTTACGGATTATTAGGCGCCAACGGCGCGGGAAAAACCACGCTGATGCGCTGCATTGCGGGGCTGTACGAACCCCGGCAAGGTGAGATATTGTATAACAATAAACCAATTCACCGGTCAAATAGTTTTCATCAGGATCTGGGTTACCTGCCCCAGGCCTTTGGCATGTTCCAGGAACTCACCTTATATGAAATGATGGACTACATCTGTTCCTTAAAGGGCGTGGCAAAGAACAAATGCGCCCCTGAGATAACAAAGGCGCTCACCAGCGTTAATTTGGAAGACAAGGCCCAGGACAGGGTTAAAACATTGTCGGGAGGAATGCTAAGAAGGGCCGGAATCGCCCAGGCCATCCTGGGGGACCCCAAGGTAGTGCTGTTGGACGAACCCACGGCGGGGCTTGATCCCGGCGAACGCGCCAGGTTTAAAAACACTGTGAGTGAGCTTAAGAAAGACAAAATGATACTTATTTCCACGCACATTGTGGAGGATGTGGACGCCTGCTGCCATAGCGTTATCGTGATTGACGGGGGCCGGGTTTTATTTAACGGCTCTTGTGATGAATTAAGAAATATTGCAATAAACAAAGTGTATCAAATCAATGCAAAAGATGCCGGCAGTATGGCCGGTGAAAAATTTATTCTCAGGGTCAGCGAGATAGAAGGCCAGATCTACCATCGGATCCTAGTAAAGGAGAACCAGGATTATCCAAGCGAAAAACCCACCCTTGAGGACGGGTACATGTGTCTGGTAAAGGGGCTGGCCTAA
- a CDS encoding AIR synthase family protein: protein MIGKVNDNFFTKAILPETGALSQEVIVGPRMGVDAAILKIGDRFMAVAEDPIFPGPTTSPEDFGWITVHIGASDVAVTGIKPRFMTYSLLIPPETSEEYISRLVRSISASARELGIAIVGGHTGFYGAVTVPTIGGITVWGMGREYITPAGARVGDAVLITKGAAIEAAALLGSELGGSLREAGVAEELIERAAGRIREITVVEDALLAAACGGVHAMHDATEGGLARGLWEVAQASGVGLRIRRPAVILPEDIKAVCSHFQLNPFEVISEGTLVLTVHPERAEVVLNAYQRAGLPAAVIGEVVPREEGCRWVEANGSVEELLPPPVDRFWEVFFGALAQA from the coding sequence ATGATTGGCAAAGTCAATGATAATTTTTTTACCAAAGCGATTCTGCCGGAAACAGGCGCCTTAAGCCAGGAGGTGATAGTGGGGCCGCGCATGGGTGTTGACGCGGCTATTTTGAAAATAGGGGACCGGTTCATGGCCGTAGCCGAGGACCCTATCTTCCCCGGACCGACCACCTCGCCTGAGGATTTCGGCTGGATCACCGTACACATTGGGGCCAGTGACGTAGCGGTAACGGGTATTAAACCGCGGTTTATGACCTATTCCCTGCTTATCCCGCCTGAAACTTCCGAAGAGTACATAAGCCGCCTGGTGCGCAGCATTAGCGCAAGTGCCCGGGAGCTGGGGATTGCCATAGTGGGCGGGCATACCGGTTTTTACGGGGCGGTAACTGTCCCGACTATCGGTGGCATTACCGTGTGGGGAATGGGCCGGGAATATATAACACCCGCGGGAGCCCGGGTGGGTGACGCGGTGCTGATTACCAAAGGGGCTGCTATTGAAGCAGCCGCTTTATTGGGCAGCGAACTGGGGGGCAGCCTGCGGGAGGCGGGTGTGGCCGAAGAGCTGATTGAACGGGCCGCCGGCAGAATTAGAGAAATCACAGTAGTGGAAGATGCCCTTTTGGCTGCTGCCTGCGGGGGGGTGCATGCTATGCACGACGCGACGGAAGGCGGATTGGCCAGGGGGCTGTGGGAAGTAGCCCAGGCCTCCGGCGTGGGTTTGCGTATCCGTCGCCCGGCGGTAATACTGCCTGAAGATATAAAAGCTGTCTGCAGCCATTTTCAATTAAATCCTTTCGAGGTAATCAGCGAGGGAACCCTGGTGCTCACCGTGCATCCGGAGCGGGCCGAGGTTGTTTTAAACGCCTATCAAAGGGCCGGTCTGCCGGCCGCTGTAATTGGGGAGGTAGTGCCCCGTGAGGAAGGCTGTCGCTGGGTGGAAGCGAACGGCAGTGTGGAGGAATTATTGCCTCCGCCGGTGGATCGTTTCTGGGAAGTTTTCTTTGGCGCCCTGGCTCAGGCTTAG
- the thiD gene encoding bifunctional hydroxymethylpyrimidine kinase/phosphomethylpyrimidine kinase produces the protein MIKVLTIAGSDSCGGAGIQADLKTFSALGTYGMSVITAVTAQNTRGVYNVRELDPEIVRDQINAVFEDIKVDAVKIGMVSNAAIIAVIAESLLRHKAQKIVLDPVMISKSGCNLLQPQARDALIKELLPLAEVVTPNLLEAETIIGEKISTLPAMEKAAVAIKSLGANNVAVKGGHLEGDAVDVLYDGNTFRHFASGRIPTAHTHGTGCTFSSAIAAFLAKGHPVEEAVAGAKEYISGAIAHAFPLGQGVGPTHHFYRFYSNSDGINGGGER, from the coding sequence GTGATTAAAGTTTTAACCATAGCGGGCTCCGATTCCTGCGGAGGGGCCGGTATACAAGCCGACCTGAAAACTTTCAGTGCTTTGGGCACTTACGGTATGAGTGTAATAACAGCGGTAACCGCTCAAAATACCCGGGGCGTATATAATGTCCGGGAGCTGGACCCGGAGATTGTCAGGGATCAAATAAACGCGGTTTTCGAGGACATCAAGGTAGATGCCGTTAAAATCGGTATGGTTTCCAATGCCGCCATTATTGCGGTTATTGCTGAATCTTTGCTTAGACACAAGGCCCAAAAAATTGTTTTGGACCCGGTAATGATCTCTAAAAGCGGCTGTAATCTTTTGCAGCCTCAAGCCCGGGATGCTTTAATAAAAGAGCTTTTACCCTTAGCCGAGGTGGTCACGCCCAATCTTTTGGAGGCGGAGACTATCATCGGGGAGAAAATATCAACTTTGCCCGCCATGGAGAAGGCCGCTGTGGCAATAAAATCGTTGGGTGCGAATAATGTGGCGGTTAAAGGCGGGCACCTGGAGGGCGACGCCGTTGATGTCCTGTATGACGGAAATACTTTCCGCCATTTTGCGAGCGGCAGAATACCCACTGCACATACCCATGGCACGGGCTGCACCTTTTCCTCGGCTATCGCGGCCTTTCTGGCTAAAGGACATCCGGTGGAGGAGGCTGTGGCCGGGGCCAAGGAATACATCAGCGGGGCTATAGCCCACGCCTTTCCACTGGGGCAAGGGGTGGGGCCGACCCATCATTTTTATCGGTTTTACAGTAATAGTGACGGGATCAACGGCGGAGGTGAAAGATAA
- the thiE gene encoding thiamine phosphate synthase produces MPCDYSLYLVTDRAILEGRDLFQAVESALRGGVTLVQLREKEISSRDFYQTALALKDLTVKYKVPLLINDRLDIALAVDADGIHIGREDLPVQVARRLLGPQKIIGYSVSDIEEAIYGAKNGADYLGAGPVYTTTTKAVTVEPLGMEGLRSIKESVSIPVVGIGGINLNNIREVKKSGADGVSIVSGILGSGDPARTSRELCDAWRKG; encoded by the coding sequence ATGCCATGTGATTATAGTTTATACCTGGTTACCGACCGGGCTATTCTTGAAGGCCGGGATCTGTTCCAGGCGGTGGAATCCGCCTTGCGCGGGGGGGTAACCCTGGTACAGCTGAGAGAGAAGGAAATCTCCAGCCGTGATTTTTATCAAACTGCCCTGGCTCTAAAGGATCTCACCGTCAAATATAAAGTGCCGTTACTGATCAACGACCGGCTGGACATTGCTCTGGCTGTTGACGCCGACGGTATCCATATCGGTCGGGAGGACTTGCCTGTTCAGGTGGCCCGCCGCTTGCTGGGACCGCAAAAAATAATCGGTTATTCTGTTTCCGATATTGAAGAAGCCATATACGGGGCAAAGAACGGGGCTGATTACCTGGGAGCGGGTCCTGTTTATACTACCACAACCAAGGCGGTCACTGTCGAACCGCTGGGCATGGAAGGGCTGCGGAGTATCAAGGAGTCGGTGTCTATTCCCGTTGTGGGGATAGGCGGTATTAACTTGAACAATATAAGGGAAGTCAAAAAATCGGGCGCGGATGGCGTGTCTATTGTCTCGGGCATCCTGGGCAGCGGTGACCCGGCCCGTACCTCTAGGGAGCTTTGTGATGCTTGGCGAAAAGGATAA
- a CDS encoding MtnX-like HAD-IB family phosphatase, with translation MKKVFFVDFDGTITQTDTCQAMVEAFAGDGWQQINELWEQRKISTEECANRTFQLFRATLDDLRKLLNTIKIDEGFEAFIDFCRQEGYPVYILSDGYDFCIEYILKKYGFEIPYYANHLVYEEGFRISCTYYNRECGLCGTCKRSLLERLAEPGSQVIYVGDGTSDTCPAAHSNLVFAKGRLLEYCRAEGISAVPVTSFTDVLEKLS, from the coding sequence ATGAAGAAGGTGTTCTTTGTTGACTTTGACGGGACCATTACCCAAACGGATACCTGCCAGGCTATGGTGGAGGCCTTTGCCGGCGATGGCTGGCAGCAAATAAACGAGTTGTGGGAGCAAAGGAAAATATCTACCGAGGAATGCGCCAACAGGACGTTTCAGCTCTTTCGCGCCACCTTGGATGATCTGCGCAAGCTGCTTAATACAATTAAGATTGACGAGGGCTTTGAGGCTTTCATTGATTTTTGCCGCCAAGAAGGCTATCCGGTTTATATATTAAGCGACGGCTACGACTTTTGCATTGAATACATACTAAAAAAGTATGGCTTTGAAATTCCTTATTATGCCAACCATCTGGTGTATGAGGAAGGGTTTCGTATCAGTTGCACCTACTATAACCGGGAGTGCGGTTTGTGTGGTACGTGTAAACGTTCCCTGCTGGAGCGTTTAGCCGAACCGGGCAGCCAGGTGATTTATGTGGGGGACGGCACCTCCGACACCTGCCCCGCCGCTCACAGCAATCTCGTATTCGCCAAGGGGCGGCTGCTTGAATACTGTCGGGCCGAGGGGATTTCCGCCGTACCCGTCACCAGTTTCACCGACGTACTTGAAAAGCTGAGTTAA
- a CDS encoding ImmA/IrrE family metallo-endopeptidase — translation MQPPIALDKLQINRIKRLAEIKRRTLGFVGDTPIASQIFTILENMNILLLEYPIKSEGEKPAFSAVLMYSKESNEELIFIGLNTADYFDRQVFAVAHELYHFYTKTGSHLSRVAEEENLLAEAEANRFAAEFLLPESILEHIILNEFKDSSLKKVQIKTLLRFIARLQCTWWLPYRSLVRRLKEIDVISNQQYEQLYSINERNMDEEYGRMGRAINNEIFLKLNTATNNIGTSPKDIEVIIRNFEDNIIDEDKFINTLSLFNKNPHDYGYNIEVSDEDANEFEEFFNGEVRDER, via the coding sequence ATGCAACCCCCAATCGCGCTTGATAAACTGCAGATTAACAGAATCAAAAGGCTTGCTGAAATAAAGAGACGTACATTAGGTTTTGTAGGCGACACACCGATTGCCAGTCAAATATTTACTATTCTTGAGAACATGAACATTTTGTTACTGGAATACCCCATTAAATCAGAAGGTGAAAAACCAGCTTTTTCTGCTGTTCTTATGTACTCTAAAGAAAGTAACGAAGAGCTGATTTTCATTGGCTTAAATACCGCCGACTATTTTGATAGGCAGGTTTTTGCTGTTGCTCACGAACTTTATCATTTTTATACTAAAACCGGGTCACATCTTAGTCGTGTTGCCGAAGAGGAGAATTTGTTGGCTGAAGCTGAGGCTAATCGATTTGCTGCGGAATTTTTACTGCCTGAAAGCATATTAGAGCACATTATTCTTAACGAATTTAAAGACTCTTCACTTAAAAAAGTACAGATCAAGACATTATTACGTTTCATCGCCAGACTACAATGTACTTGGTGGCTCCCATATCGTTCGCTAGTCAGAAGATTAAAAGAAATTGATGTTATTTCTAATCAACAATACGAACAACTCTATTCCATCAATGAGCGTAATATGGATGAAGAATACGGACGCATGGGCAGAGCCATTAACAACGAAATTTTTTTAAAGCTTAACACCGCTACCAATAACATTGGCACCTCACCCAAAGACATCGAAGTGATTATACGAAACTTTGAGGACAACATTATAGATGAAGATAAATTCATAAACACCCTAAGCCTTTTCAACAAAAACCCCCATGATTATGGTTATAATATCGAAGTTTCTGACGAAGATGCAAATGAATTTGAAGAATTCTTTAATGGGGAGGTTAGAGATGAACGTTGA
- a CDS encoding helix-turn-helix transcriptional regulator: MRKLSTAKLAETVKLKREEKKLTQEQLSNLTGINRVMIGRIERENFIPSITQFESLANTLDFEITDMFIEKQETNSFIALRSEALSENEKEGVEKLFKMMLTLRQQILLRSKFKNATPNRA, translated from the coding sequence ATGAGAAAATTATCGACTGCAAAACTTGCAGAAACCGTAAAATTAAAACGCGAAGAAAAAAAGTTAACCCAAGAACAATTAAGTAATCTTACCGGCATCAATAGAGTTATGATAGGTCGCATAGAACGCGAAAATTTTATTCCGTCTATTACCCAATTTGAATCTTTAGCTAACACACTTGACTTTGAAATTACTGATATGTTCATTGAAAAGCAAGAGACAAACTCTTTTATTGCATTACGTAGCGAAGCATTAAGCGAAAATGAAAAAGAAGGTGTCGAGAAGCTTTTCAAAATGATGCTAACTCTTAGGCAGCAAATATTATTAAGGAGCAAATTTAAAAATGCAACCCCCAATCGCGCTTGA
- a CDS encoding HIT family protein, protein MQGCIFCGKPETEIIAENKLALAFFDKYPVNKGHVLVVPKRHVETFFDADWQEIMDINKLIFEVKDILQIRFNPAGFNIGVNVGRSAGQTIFHLHYHIIPRYEGDVEDPRGGIRRIKKSIVPYLEEGELPNNFFKRY, encoded by the coding sequence ATGCAGGGATGTATTTTTTGTGGAAAACCGGAAACCGAAATAATTGCGGAAAATAAGTTGGCGCTAGCTTTCTTTGATAAATATCCGGTTAATAAGGGACACGTGCTTGTTGTGCCCAAACGTCACGTAGAGACGTTCTTTGATGCTGACTGGCAGGAAATTATGGATATAAATAAGCTAATTTTTGAAGTTAAGGATATATTGCAAATTAGATTTAATCCCGCTGGTTTTAATATCGGAGTCAATGTCGGCCGGTCTGCCGGTCAGACAATTTTTCATTTGCATTACCACATTATACCGCGCTATGAGGGTGACGTGGAGGACCCGAGGGGCGGCATTAGAAGAATTAAAAAAAGCATTGTGCCATATCTTGAGGAAGGGGAATTGCCCAATAATTTCTTTAAACGATATTGA
- a CDS encoding BlaI/MecI/CopY family transcriptional regulator has translation MENYKLGAMETKFAELMWEHEPITSGQLVKLCAKEFSWKKSTTYTMLRRICQRKIFQNKDGVVSSIITRPEFQALQSEQFVKETFGGSLPLFLAAFTTRKKMSDNEINQLQKLINRHKG, from the coding sequence TTGGAAAATTATAAACTGGGCGCTATGGAAACAAAATTTGCCGAACTGATGTGGGAGCACGAGCCTATCACATCGGGCCAGTTGGTTAAGCTCTGCGCAAAAGAGTTTAGTTGGAAAAAGTCGACTACTTATACAATGCTGAGGCGTATATGCCAACGAAAGATATTTCAAAATAAAGACGGCGTCGTTTCTTCGATCATAACCAGGCCGGAATTTCAGGCCTTGCAAAGCGAGCAATTTGTCAAAGAAACTTTTGGCGGGTCGCTCCCCCTTTTTTTAGCGGCGTTTACGACGCGTAAAAAAATGAGCGATAATGAGATTAACCAGCTGCAAAAGTTAATCAATCGGCATAAGGGGTGA
- a CDS encoding M56 family metallopeptidase produces MDALFIQVLNMSLTAGYAVLFVLVARLFLKKTPKIFSYALWSVVLFRLVCPFSFESLFSLLFINANPIPAHIMYAEAPQINTGINLVDNAANPILSTQTALPGASVNPMQIWAFAGGMIWLAGIAVLLIYSLISLLRLRSKLVGAVKLRGNIYLADHIASPFVMGMIRPKIYLPSMLSEREQGYIVLHEQTHIGRFDHIIKIVAFLVLTVHWFNPLVWLAFILCVKDMEMSCDESVIKHMDTDIRKEYSASLLSLATGGKIVAGMPLAFGEGDVKSRIKNVLNYKKSAFWIIVAALVVVLAVGAGLATNPRDNSRPRESTAAGLLKYRTEYVGNNSKVGGIINALEYPDKVKYNSFELQTDGAPLMITINFDTDAERRDFHTGALNADPFRKNAIIMFALIHNVECITFVLDDGVNPYSIQFTRDAADMFADGDVWSYSESPEQFERLIKMLEPMKKSANLKKLK; encoded by the coding sequence ATGGACGCTCTATTTATACAAGTTTTGAATATGAGCTTGACGGCAGGCTATGCAGTGCTTTTTGTTCTGGTTGCCAGGCTGTTTTTGAAAAAAACTCCGAAAATATTTTCTTACGCGTTGTGGAGCGTCGTTCTGTTCCGGCTGGTCTGTCCGTTTTCTTTTGAGAGTTTGTTCAGCCTGCTTTTTATAAACGCCAATCCGATACCCGCCCATATTATGTATGCGGAGGCTCCGCAAATCAATACGGGCATAAATCTTGTGGATAACGCGGCCAATCCGATTTTGTCAACACAAACAGCCCTGCCGGGCGCTAGTGTCAACCCCATGCAAATATGGGCCTTTGCGGGCGGTATGATCTGGCTGGCGGGGATTGCCGTATTGCTGATTTACAGTCTGATATCTCTTCTCCGCTTGCGTTCCAAACTGGTCGGCGCGGTGAAATTGCGCGGCAATATTTACCTGGCCGATCATATTGCGTCCCCTTTTGTAATGGGTATGATACGCCCGAAAATCTATTTGCCGTCCATGCTTTCGGAACGGGAGCAGGGTTATATCGTTTTGCATGAACAGACGCATATCGGACGCTTTGACCATATTATAAAAATTGTCGCGTTTCTTGTCCTCACCGTTCATTGGTTTAACCCCCTGGTTTGGCTGGCGTTTATCCTGTGTGTGAAGGACATGGAAATGTCCTGTGACGAAAGCGTGATCAAGCATATGGATACGGACATACGCAAAGAATACTCCGCATCTTTATTGAGCCTGGCCACGGGCGGAAAAATTGTCGCCGGGATGCCGCTGGCCTTTGGTGAGGGCGATGTGAAAAGCAGGATAAAGAATGTGTTGAATTATAAGAAATCCGCCTTTTGGATAATTGTTGCGGCATTGGTTGTGGTATTGGCGGTCGGTGCGGGGCTGGCAACCAATCCTCGAGACAACAGCCGACCTCGGGAAAGTACTGCCGCGGGCCTCCTAAAGTACAGGACCGAGTATGTTGGGAACAACTCAAAGGTTGGTGGCATCATTAACGCACTCGAATATCCCGATAAAGTAAAATACAACTCCTTTGAGCTGCAGACTGACGGTGCTCCGCTAATGATCACCATTAACTTTGACACCGATGCGGAAAGGCGGGATTTTCATACAGGCGCTCTTAATGCAGACCCGTTCCGCAAAAACGCTATAATAATGTTTGCGCTGATACACAATGTTGAATGTATTACGTTTGTGCTTGACGACGGGGTCAATCCCTACTCAATACAGTTTACTCGTGATGCTGCCGATATGTTCGCCGACGGTGACGTATGGTCCTACTCGGAGTCGCCGGAACAATTTGAAAGGCTCATAAAAATGCTGGAGCCGATGAAAAAAAGTGCTAATTTGAAGAAACTAAAGTAG
- a CDS encoding AbrB/MazE/SpoVT family DNA-binding domain-containing protein, translated as MATNSVRRSSVERKIISISGKRQVTIPQKYYEALGFSNEAECILQNNAIVIRPINENTGSEFAEQILADLIAQGLTGQELLAKFKEMNKNIASAMDKLISEADSIAKGEKKGLKMADIFEAEDR; from the coding sequence ATGGCGACTAACTCAGTTAGGAGAAGTTCAGTGGAACGTAAGATTATTAGTATTTCCGGTAAAAGGCAGGTGACAATACCGCAAAAATATTATGAGGCGTTGGGTTTCAGTAATGAAGCTGAATGCATTTTACAAAACAATGCTATTGTTATACGTCCTATTAACGAAAACACAGGAAGTGAGTTCGCCGAGCAAATTCTTGCAGATTTAATTGCTCAAGGGTTGACGGGCCAGGAACTTCTCGCCAAGTTTAAGGAAATGAATAAAAACATTGCTTCCGCTATGGATAAACTAATCAGTGAGGCAGACAGCATTGCAAAGGGTGAGAAAAAAGGTCTAAAAATGGCTGATATTTTTGAAGCGGAGGACAGGTAA
- a CDS encoding type II toxin-antitoxin system RelE/ParE family toxin, with the protein MYEIRFTGAAGRYLKKVKEKDLKKAFQSALNEISSDPYIGELKTGDLAGVYCYNICYSKTNYELAYKIYGEDGQMVVVILAGTRENFYNKLKRYMK; encoded by the coding sequence GTGTATGAAATCCGTTTCACGGGAGCCGCCGGGAGATACTTGAAAAAGGTCAAAGAAAAAGACCTGAAAAAAGCATTCCAAAGCGCTCTTAATGAAATAAGCAGTGACCCGTACATTGGAGAATTAAAAACAGGTGATTTGGCCGGGGTATATTGTTATAATATTTGCTACAGCAAAACCAATTATGAGCTTGCTTATAAAATTTATGGAGAAGATGGGCAAATGGTAGTTGTGATTTTGGCTGGGACAAGGGAAAATTTTTATAATAAATTAAAGCGATATATGAAGTAG
- a CDS encoding TetR/AcrR family transcriptional regulator, giving the protein MNRRRFESEQTKERIAAQAKELFAQKGYAATSIDDLCKATGSSKGSIYYHFKSKDHLFLYLVEQGILEWAADWKAIAADYKTCADKLYGHFTHFIKHFQTYPLLKAQHEFMAAQEADPEILNRISEVSDLVYETVDDLLEEGMQKGEFKKEKTRDLTLILVGILNGISNHFGTMEDSELKSLYQKGISVFLTGIKS; this is encoded by the coding sequence TTGAATAGACGCCGCTTTGAAAGTGAACAAACAAAAGAGCGAATCGCAGCTCAGGCCAAAGAACTATTTGCGCAAAAAGGTTATGCCGCTACCTCTATTGACGATCTTTGTAAAGCAACAGGCAGCAGCAAAGGCAGTATCTATTACCATTTTAAAAGTAAAGACCATCTTTTTCTGTACCTTGTTGAGCAGGGCATCTTGGAATGGGCCGCGGATTGGAAAGCTATTGCCGCTGATTATAAAACTTGTGCCGACAAGCTGTATGGCCATTTCACTCATTTTATTAAACATTTTCAGACTTATCCCTTACTGAAAGCTCAACATGAATTTATGGCGGCGCAAGAAGCCGATCCGGAAATTCTTAACCGGATAAGTGAAGTATCCGACCTGGTCTATGAAACCGTAGACGACTTACTGGAAGAAGGGATGCAAAAAGGAGAATTTAAAAAAGAAAAAACCAGGGACCTTACTTTAATCTTGGTTGGTATACTAAACGGCATAAGCAATCATTTTGGAACTATGGAAGATAGTGAACTGAAATCTCTTTATCAAAAGGGAATTTCAGTTTTTCTCACGGGAATTAAAAGTTAG
- a CDS encoding glycosyltransferase yields the protein MQTVYLILAIINVLLWTWLAFQLFAGLKKMTILSSGQKLISKQEPASSLPSVSIIVAACNEEDAIGSAVESLMGQNYRNYEVIVVNDRSTDNTGNILDDLRARYSNLKILHIKDLPSGWLGKNHALYSGAMQAHGDWLLFTDGDIIYSSSCLQQAVEYALSKKLDHLTLIPRFTGKNLLSRAMASHIFLLIVTMGRPWRASMPDTPEYTGLGAFNLLKRSTYMDIGTHQAISLRPDDDAKLGKLVKKNGFRQEMAFGKELIQIEWYQNLRQVIKGFEKNCLCMSEYRPLLAILSYPFGFIINIFPFVGLFSGNLFTRLSCLWVVLVIFAMYRAFSKYSANPTWHAFFHPIEGLISMYASGIALFKTLKTGSVTWRGTEYPVEILKRNVV from the coding sequence ATGCAAACAGTCTATCTTATTCTAGCGATTATTAATGTTCTGCTATGGACATGGTTAGCCTTTCAATTGTTTGCCGGGTTAAAAAAGATGACTATCCTGAGCAGCGGACAAAAATTGATTTCCAAACAGGAACCCGCCTCTTCACTGCCTTCGGTTTCCATCATTGTTGCGGCATGTAATGAAGAGGATGCCATCGGAAGCGCCGTAGAATCACTCATGGGGCAAAATTACCGAAATTATGAAGTGATCGTTGTCAATGACCGTTCAACCGATAATACAGGAAATATTTTAGATGACCTAAGAGCCCGATATTCCAACTTAAAAATCTTGCACATCAAAGACCTGCCTTCCGGGTGGTTGGGAAAGAATCATGCTCTTTATTCGGGAGCCATGCAAGCCCATGGTGATTGGTTATTATTTACGGACGGAGATATTATCTATTCTTCTTCATGTCTGCAACAAGCCGTTGAGTATGCTCTGAGCAAGAAATTAGATCATTTAACGCTTATTCCGAGATTTACGGGTAAAAATCTTTTGAGTCGAGCTATGGCATCCCATATTTTTCTGCTTATCGTAACTATGGGACGCCCCTGGAGGGCCTCGATGCCGGACACTCCGGAATATACAGGACTCGGGGCATTTAATCTCCTTAAACGATCGACATACATGGACATTGGAACTCATCAAGCGATTTCTTTACGGCCTGATGATGATGCTAAATTGGGGAAACTCGTGAAGAAAAATGGGTTTAGGCAAGAAATGGCTTTTGGCAAGGAATTAATCCAAATTGAATGGTATCAAAATCTAAGACAGGTCATCAAGGGATTTGAAAAAAATTGTCTTTGCATGTCTGAATACCGGCCACTATTAGCAATATTATCATATCCTTTTGGTTTTATTATCAATATATTTCCATTTGTCGGCTTGTTTTCGGGAAATCTCTTCACAAGATTAAGTTGTCTTTGGGTTGTGCTTGTAATCTTTGCTATGTACAGGGCTTTTTCGAAATACTCCGCTAATCCCACTTGGCATGCTTTCTTCCATCCGATAGAAGGATTAATAAGCATGTATGCTTCCGGCATCGCATTGTTTAAAACCTTAAAAACCGGTAGCGTTACATGGCGGGGTACCGAATATCCAGTGGAAATTCTAAAACGGAATGTTGTCTAG
- a CDS encoding type II toxin-antitoxin system Phd/YefM family antitoxin encodes MIIKPSAALRNDYSTISNLAKETKEPIYITKNGEGDLVLMSIDAFEKREQILQLRAQVLRAEQERISGAETLSIPEARRKLRERANEV; translated from the coding sequence ATGATAATAAAACCATCAGCAGCATTGAGAAATGATTACTCTACGATATCAAATCTCGCAAAGGAAACAAAAGAGCCTATATATATTACAAAGAATGGCGAGGGGGATTTGGTTCTTATGAGTATTGATGCCTTTGAAAAGAGGGAACAGATTTTACAGCTTCGTGCGCAAGTTCTGCGTGCAGAGCAGGAAAGAATTAGTGGAGCGGAAACCCTCAGTATTCCAGAGGCAAGAAGAAAACTTAGAGAGCGGGCAAATGAAGTTTAA